The genomic window TAAAAATATATACTATATATTGATCTTTGATATTCTGATAAATAGTAATTTTTTATACTCGGTTTTTACTTTGCCCGGGATGCTTTCAGATACATATTGATTTATAGCGGCAGGTAAAACATTATTTTAAAGCAATGATTTTTAATAAAATAATATACATAAAAAGGAGGTAAAATGGGAATATTGGGAATTATTGTTTTTCTTATCGGTCTCATAATGCTTATTATTGGAGCCGTAAATTTTGTGCAGGCAGTATTTTATATCGGACTGACAGTACTGATTCTGGGTGTACTGATATATTTCCTCTCAGGTTTCAGAACCGTAAGGCCTACCCAGAAAGGAATTGTTGAAAGATTCGGGAAATATATGAGAACCAGAGATCAGGGTCTTTCGTGGATTATACCTGCGTTCGAAAAAATGTATAAAGTCAATATAACAGAACAGATGGTTGACATACCTCCCCAGATGGTGATTACACGTGACAAGCTAAATGCAGAAGTAGATGCTGTGGTTTATTACAAGATAGTAGACGTTAAGGCAAGCGTTTATAATGTTGACAACCACTGTTTACAGCTTACCAGTCTTGCAAGAACTACGCTCAGGGCAGTAATCGGAAATATGACCCTTACTGATGCAAATGAAAACAGGTCTTCAATAAATTCAAAAGTTGAAGAGGTGCTTGACAAGGAAACTGCCAACTACGGAGTTGAAGTATTAAGATGCGAGATACAGAAAATAGAGCCTCCTGCCGATGTGCAGGTTTCCATGAATAATGTAGTCAAAGCTGAACAGGAAAAAATAGCAGCCAATGATTTTGCCACAGCCATGGAAACTAGAGCAGACGGAGAGAAGAGGGCGGAAATCAAGAAGGCGGAAGGAATAAAACAAGGCCTGATTCTGTCAGCTGAAGGTAGGGCAGAATCCATCAAGGTTGTTGCAAATGCTGATGCAGACAGGATAAGAGTTGTAAATGAAGCTGCAAATAAATATTTCATTGGAAATGCGCAGATACTTAAAAAGCTTGAGACTGTGGAAAATGCATTAAAAGAAAATGTAAAATTTATTGTCGATTCGGACAAAGTCCAGACAATAGTTACGGATGCAGCAGGAATTACACCTGTTCCTGTAGAAAAAAGTCGGTAAAATTATATTATAAGATAAAATAATATTATTTTTCAGGATCTGTAGATACTGAGAGATGACTTTCCGCATAGCTGTATTAAGCATTAAAACCATATTCATTTTTAATCTTTTTAGTGCTATTATTGCTTCTTGCGTCAGAATAAATTAAAAAATTATATATTTCTGTAAGGCGGAAAATGTTTAATTTCAATATAGATATTTTAATACAGGCACTGATAATTTTTATCGCCATTATGATTCAGGTCCTTATTGGTACGGTAAGATTGATAGTTATGGTTAAGGGCAAAAAGACTCTTTCAATAATTATCGGTTTTTTTGAATCAGCGACCTCGATAACTATAACAATAACTGTTGTTTCAAATGTAATGAAAGCCGGTGTGAATATATTTATTATTTTGTTTTATTCCTCAGGCTTTGCTCTTGGTCTTTTGTTGGGGATGCTGATATCAAGGAAAATTTCCAGAGACATGCTAAGCATAAATATCATTACCAGGGTTGCTGAAGTAAAAATGGAAGACGTACTGAGAGAGAACGGTTTTGGTGTTACAAGATTTGCCGGCAGCGGAAAAGACGGTGAATTAGAGATATTAAATGTCATTTGTGCAAAAAACAGTCTTTATAAACTTAAAGATATAGTAGACGTAATTGACCCGAAAGCAATGCTTGCCAGCCATACTCTTGAAGAGCTCAGCGGAGGCTTTATTTATAACCTGAGAAACAGAATACACGGATAATAAATACCGAACGTTGTAATTATAGTGCGAAGCTCTCTGATTTAAAAAATTTTTTATCGGATGCTATGATATATGATATTGCATGAATATTTTGTTATTAAAAATAAGTATCATAAAAATAGTCATAATTATATAAATTGGACAGTCAGATATTAAAAGCTCTCATACTTACCACTCTGGCAGGACTTTCCACCACAATCGGCAGTTTTATAGGACTGATGGTCAGAAAAGAAAACCCCAGATTTATGAGTTTTGTCCTGGGTTTTACTGCCGGAGTGATGATAGGCATATCATTTTTCGAACTGCTTCCCTCCGGGTTTGAAGAACTGGGTTTCTTAAAAGCAAGCATTGCTTTTGTAGCCGGATTCATTTTTATTTTTCTTATAGACACATTTATACCGCATGAATATCTTGGCCAGAAGGAAAGAAATGAAAAGAATGATCCGGACAAAAAATTATTAAGGACAGGTCTTTTTACCGCCCTGGGAGTTGCGATTCATAATTTTCCTGAAGGAATGGCTACTTTTTACTCGGCAATTCTGGATACAAAAATAGGTATTGCAATTGCTGTAGCCATAGCAATACATAATATTCCTGAAGGCATTGCAGTATCTGCTCCTATCTATAAAGCTACGGGTAGCAGAAAAAAAGCTTTTCTGTTCTCATTTTTATCAGGTGTGGTTGAACCGGTTGGTGCGGTGCTTACGGCATTTGTGCTTTTCCCTTTTTTAAATCCGATGATTCTTGGATATATCCTTTCGGGTATTGCCGGACTCATGGTTTTTATTGCAATAGATGAACTTATGCCTGTTTCCAAATCCCTGGCTCACAGCCATCTTCCTATTGCAAGTTTTATAATTGGCCTGGCAGTAATGATTACAAGCCTGGCGTTGATCAAATAAAAGGAATATATCGGAATTTTTCTTTTATAATTGTCTGTATTAGTATACAATTGCAAAACAGAATTTTATAATTTTGTAAATTGACAAGAAAGTCTTTTTAAAAGACTTTAATTTATTTTTAGAGGGAAATTGAGTTATATGTTTAAAGAAAATGAAATGTTAAAGTTATCAGATTTAAAAGATAAGAGCAAAAAGGATCTGAAAGTTCTGCTGGTTTATCCGCAGTATCCGAATACTTTCTGGAGCTTTAAGGGCATACTTAAATTTCTGAATAAAAAAGCAGCCTTTCCTCCTCTCGGATTGCTGACTGTAGCCGCAATGCTGCCTGAAAAATGGGATTTAAAACTTATAGATATGAATGTAGAGAATTTGGATGATTCAGATATTCTCTCAGCAGATGCGGTTTTCATCAGCGCCATGATTGTTCAGAAAAAATCTGTCAGAGAGGTAATTAAAAGAGTACAAAAACTGGGCAGGCCTGTTGTTGCGGGAGGACCTCTTTTTACAACTGGCTGGGAAGAATTTCTAGATGATGTTGACAGCCTGGTTCTTGGCGAGGCAGAATCCAATCTTGAACTTTTTTTAAATGATCTTTCATCAGGAAAGGTAAAGAAAATTTATGAAGCAGGTGAATTTCCTGCTATTTCAAAAACGGTAAACCCAAAATGGGATCTGATCAACATGAAGCATTACAATTCCATGTGTCTTCAGATTTCGAGAGGTTGTCCCTTCAATTGTGATTTCTGTGATATTGTGAAACTGAATGGCAGAATTAGCAGAATAAAGACAGGCCGGAAAGTTGTAGGAGAGCTTGAAGCGCTATACAGAAGCGGATGGAAAGGCGGAGTGTTCTTTGTTGACGATAATCTTATCGGTAATCAGAGAATTCTTGAGAATGAAATTCTTCCTGCCATCATTGAGTGGCAGAAAAAAAGAAAACAGCCGTTTCTATTCAATACTCAGGCATCAATCGATCTTTCCGACAAGCCAAATCTGATCAAATTAATGGTAAAAGCAGGATTTACGACAATTTTTGTCGGAATTGAAAGTCCTCAGGATGAAAGCCTTAAAGAATGCAGCAAATATCAGAATAAAAATCGCGATCTCGTAAAGTCAGTTAATATTCTGCAGAATGCCGGGTTTGAAGTGCAGGGAGGATTTATTGTCGGTTTTGACAGTGATTCGCCACACATCTTTCAGAAGCAGATAGAGTTCATTCAGAAAAGCGGCATAGTGACGGCTATGGTAGGATTGCTTACTGCATTGCCAAAGACAAAGCTTTATCAGCGTTTGAAAGAAGCGGGCAGACTGATTAAGGAATCATCCGGCTCAAATACAGGGGTGGATATGAATTTTCGCCCAAAAATGAATATGGATGTTCTTATGGATGGGTATAAAAAAATAGTAAAGACCATTTACTCTCCGAAACAATACTATGAAAGAGTAAAGACTTTCCTAAAGGAATTCAGGCCACCTTTCAGGAAAGTTCCAAAACTGCATCTATACTATATAAAGGCATTATTTGTTTCGATATGGTACTCAGGCATAAAAAATTCAGGCAAGAAATATTACTGGAGCCTGTTCTTCTGGAGCGTATTTAGAAGACCGTCTGTTTTTCCTTATGTTATCGGAACCTCAATTACAAGAATACATTTTTCAAAACTGTATTGTGAATCATGATTTTTTAAAAAAAGTTTGTAAAAATTCTTTAAAGATTGTCTTTAAAATGACATCTGAATAACAAAAATAGTAAAAAAAGAATAGAAGGAGTGGGAAATAATGAATGAATTAAAAAAAACAAAAACAGCTGAAAATCTCTTAAAAGCATTTGCCGGAGAATCTCAGGCAAGAAACCGTTATACGTATTATGCTTCCATAGCAGACAAAGAAGGCTACAAGCAGATAAGAAATATTTTTATTGAAACTGCTGATAATGAAAAAGAGCATGCCAAAAGATTTTATAAGTTTCTTCTTGAAGGTTTCAAAGATGAATTGCCTGCAGTTATAAACATAGAGGCATCATATCCTGTTGCGCAGGGAACAACACTGGACAATCTTGAAGCTGCAGCAAACGGTGAATATGAGGAATGGGCAGAGCTGTATCCTTCTTTTGCAAAAACGGCAGACGAAGAAGGCTTTTCTGAAATTGCAACAACATTCAGAATGATTGCTCTTGCAGAACAAAGACATGACACAAGATATAAAAAACTTGCTTCAAATATAAAAAATAATAAGGTTTTCAAAAGAGATGAGAAAATCTTATGGAAATGCGGTAACTGCGGCTATGTGGCTGAGGGCAAAGAAGCTCCGAAATTATGTCCTGCATGCATACATCCCCAAGCTCATTTTGAGATTTTTACGGAAGCTTATTAAAACATTTAAAAATCATAAGGCGGGTTTCAATATTTCAGGGCTAAATTTTGTTTTTTTAAAACCCGCCTCTTGTCTATTAAGTATGCCTTTCTGGTCTCTGCGCAAATTCGGGAAGAAGACTAAACGGGAGAAATGCTTCGGCATAAAAGTATAAGAAAGAAGAAGAGATATGCCGAACCTGTTATTTACTGTATAATATATGTGCTTGTCATTTTATAGCCTGTATCAATATTATCTTCCCCGAATTCGTACTTCCTGTCTTTTAAGGTGGGCGCTATAGCACTGTAAAGCCCATAGAGCATACAGCTACCAAGAGACTTCTTCTTTATTTTCTTACAGGGATGCATCTGCTGCAAACCAGTTTTTATAAGAGGATTTAATCTGTTAATATTTTTGCTTTAATAAAACTGATTTTTTTATTGCGGGCAGGCTTCATTTCTTATATATTTTTAAAGTCATAAAAACAAAATAATATTTATATAAAGCCGGAAAAATGGAATTTAAATTTTCAAAACAGATATCAGCTGACTTAAAAATTAATGAGCCAAGTGTAATTGCAACATTAAGGCTGCTTAATGAAGGCAATACAATACCTTTTATCTCAAGATACCGGAAAGAAGCTACAGATAATCTTGATGAACTTCAGATACTTGATATAAAAAAAGGGTATGGGCATTTTCTGGAAATTGAATCAAGAAGAAATTCAATCCTGAAAGAACTGGAGAAACAGGGCAATCTTTCAGAAGAGCTTAAGAAATCAATTAATGAGGCAGACACTCTGAATAAGCTGGAAGATATTTATCTTCCATTCAGGCCAAAAAGAAAAACCAAAGCTTCAGTTGCCAGAAGCATGGGTCTTGAGCCTCTGGCAAAGATGATTTTCTCACAAAAAGAATTTGATTTGGAAAATGAGGCAGAGAAATATATAAATGAAAACGTAAAAACTATTAATAAGGCTCTTGAGGGAGCCGGTTTTATAATTGCAGAGTGGATTAATGAGGATAAGATTGTCAGGGAAGAGATAAGGAAAGTATTTAAAGATGAAGCTGTGGTGAGCTCAGGTGTCTTAAGAGGCATGGAGGAGTCCGGTATAAAATATAAAGATTATTTTGAATTCAGCGAACCTTTAAAGAAAATATTATCACATCGTTTTCTTGCAATTAAGAGGGGCGAGAAGGAAAAAGTTCTTAAAGTTTCAATATTACCGCCGGAAGAAAGTGTCTTTTACAGAATGGAGAAACTTTTAATAAAAGCTGACAATAAAGCAGCGGCAATGGTAAAAGAAACAATAAGGGATTGCTACAAGAGGCTGCTTGGTCCATCTCTTGAGACGGAAACCACGGTTCTTGCCAAAGAGCATGCCGATGATGAAGCAATAAAGGTATTTTCAGAGAATCTGCGCCAGCTGCTTCTGGCTCCTTTTCTTGGAAGAAAAAGAGTTCTTGCGCTTGATCCGGGTTTTAGAACAGGGTGTAAAATTGTGTGTCTGAATGAACAGGGGGATTTGATTCATAATGATAATATTTATCCCCATGAGCCACAAAACAAAAAAGAAGAAGCAGCCGGAATTTTAAATGCTATAGTTGAAAAATTTAAGATATCGGTTATTGCCATTGGAAACGGAACTGCAAGCAGGGAGACCAAAGAGTTTGTAAGTACAGTTTTCCATAAGAATAAGGATATTAAAATATTTGTTGTGAGTGAAAGCGGGGCTTCTATTTATTCCGCATCAGATGTAGCAAGAGAAGAGTTTCCTGATTATGATGTTACCGTTAGAGGCGCAGTTTCAATAGGGAGAAGGTTAATGGATCCTCTTGCGGAGCTGGTAAAAATAGATCCAAAATCCATAGGAGTAGGGCAGTATCAGCATGATGTTGACCAGAACAGACTTAAAGAAAACCTGGATTTTGTTGTAGAAAGCTGTGTAAATCTGGTGGGTGTTAATTTAAATACTGCCAGCAAACATCTTTTAATGTATGTTTCCGGACTTGGTCCCAGGATTGCCCAGAATATAATTGATTACAGGAAACAAAACGGAGCATTTTCTTCCAGGGAAGAATTAAAAAATGTCGCCAAACTGGGAGAAAGGATTTTTGAACAATGTGCAGGATTTTTAAGAATAGAAGACGGAGCCAATCCTCTTGACGGAAGCGCGGTTCACCCTGAAAGCTATTATGTTGTTGAAAAAATTGCAGGTGATCTGAATATGGGAGTCGGGGAAATGATTGGAAATGAAAAAATAAAAGAAAAGATAAATCTGCAGAATTATGTCGATGAAAAAACAGGATTGCTGACCCTGAATGATATCCTTGCAGAGCTTTCCAAGCCGGGAAGGGATCCAAGGGAAAATGTGGATGAATTTGAGTTTAAAACAGGTATTTCGGATATTAGTGACTTAAAGACCGGGATGCTTCTGAACGGTATAATAAATAATATAACTAATTTCGGTGCTTTTGTTGACATAGGGATAAAAGACTACGGCCTGATTCATATATCTGAAATGTCCCACAGATTTATAAAAAGCCCCAATGAGGTAGTCAGATTAAATCAGAAAGTAATCGTGAAAGTGATTGATGTTGACACACAGAGAAAAAGAATCTCTCTGACTCTTAAAGATGTCAACTGACAGTTTGCCGGCCGGAATAATTTTTTAAGGCTGAATTAGCCTTGTCAGAGTCGTATTCTCAACTATATCTACAGTACCTGGAAATTCATTTTGCAGGATATCTATGTCATTTTTTTCCATCTTCCAGCCAAGGGCTCCAAGATTTTCTTTTAGATGTTCAATATTCCTTGATTTTGGTATGGTTACTATATTTTTCTGGGAAATCAGCCAGTTTATGGCTATCTGTATCGGAGTCTTTCCGTATTTCTGGCTCATTTTATTAAGGATGCTGATATCATCGCAGCCAAAAAGTCCTTTCTGAGTGGGTCTCCAGGCGACAACAATAGCATCGTTTTTTTGCGCATATTCTATCGACCCGTCACTGTAAGGGCCTCTGTGTTTTAAATTATAATGAAGGTGATTGCACACAATAGGATTAACCGTATTTTTCTGTGCTTCAGC from Actinomycetota bacterium includes these protein-coding regions:
- a CDS encoding rubrerythrin family protein, with the translated sequence MNELKKTKTAENLLKAFAGESQARNRYTYYASIADKEGYKQIRNIFIETADNEKEHAKRFYKFLLEGFKDELPAVINIEASYPVAQGTTLDNLEAAANGEYEEWAELYPSFAKTADEEGFSEIATTFRMIALAEQRHDTRYKKLASNIKNNKVFKRDEKILWKCGNCGYVAEGKEAPKLCPACIHPQAHFEIFTEAY
- a CDS encoding DUF4070 domain-containing protein, whose amino-acid sequence is MKVLLVYPQYPNTFWSFKGILKFLNKKAAFPPLGLLTVAAMLPEKWDLKLIDMNVENLDDSDILSADAVFISAMIVQKKSVREVIKRVQKLGRPVVAGGPLFTTGWEEFLDDVDSLVLGEAESNLELFLNDLSSGKVKKIYEAGEFPAISKTVNPKWDLINMKHYNSMCLQISRGCPFNCDFCDIVKLNGRISRIKTGRKVVGELEALYRSGWKGGVFFVDDNLIGNQRILENEILPAIIEWQKKRKQPFLFNTQASIDLSDKPNLIKLMVKAGFTTIFVGIESPQDESLKECSKYQNKNRDLVKSVNILQNAGFEVQGGFIVGFDSDSPHIFQKQIEFIQKSGIVTAMVGLLTALPKTKLYQRLKEAGRLIKESSGSNTGVDMNFRPKMNMDVLMDGYKKIVKTIYSPKQYYERVKTFLKEFRPPFRKVPKLHLYYIKALFVSIWYSGIKNSGKKYYWSLFFWSVFRRPSVFPYVIGTSITRIHFSKLYCES
- a CDS encoding RNA-binding transcriptional accessory protein, which codes for MEFKFSKQISADLKINEPSVIATLRLLNEGNTIPFISRYRKEATDNLDELQILDIKKGYGHFLEIESRRNSILKELEKQGNLSEELKKSINEADTLNKLEDIYLPFRPKRKTKASVARSMGLEPLAKMIFSQKEFDLENEAEKYINENVKTINKALEGAGFIIAEWINEDKIVREEIRKVFKDEAVVSSGVLRGMEESGIKYKDYFEFSEPLKKILSHRFLAIKRGEKEKVLKVSILPPEESVFYRMEKLLIKADNKAAAMVKETIRDCYKRLLGPSLETETTVLAKEHADDEAIKVFSENLRQLLLAPFLGRKRVLALDPGFRTGCKIVCLNEQGDLIHNDNIYPHEPQNKKEEAAGILNAIVEKFKISVIAIGNGTASRETKEFVSTVFHKNKDIKIFVVSESGASIYSASDVAREEFPDYDVTVRGAVSIGRRLMDPLAELVKIDPKSIGVGQYQHDVDQNRLKENLDFVVESCVNLVGVNLNTASKHLLMYVSGLGPRIAQNIIDYRKQNGAFSSREELKNVAKLGERIFEQCAGFLRIEDGANPLDGSAVHPESYYVVEKIAGDLNMGVGEMIGNEKIKEKINLQNYVDEKTGLLTLNDILAELSKPGRDPRENVDEFEFKTGISDISDLKTGMLLNGIINNITNFGAFVDIGIKDYGLIHISEMSHRFIKSPNEVVRLNQKVIVKVIDVDTQRKRISLTLKDVN
- the zupT gene encoding zinc transporter ZupT, giving the protein MDSQILKALILTTLAGLSTTIGSFIGLMVRKENPRFMSFVLGFTAGVMIGISFFELLPSGFEELGFLKASIAFVAGFIFIFLIDTFIPHEYLGQKERNEKNDPDKKLLRTGLFTALGVAIHNFPEGMATFYSAILDTKIGIAIAVAIAIHNIPEGIAVSAPIYKATGSRKKAFLFSFLSGVVEPVGAVLTAFVLFPFLNPMILGYILSGIAGLMVFIAIDELMPVSKSLAHSHLPIASFIIGLAVMITSLALIK
- a CDS encoding DUF2179 domain-containing protein yields the protein MFNFNIDILIQALIIFIAIMIQVLIGTVRLIVMVKGKKTLSIIIGFFESATSITITITVVSNVMKAGVNIFIILFYSSGFALGLLLGMLISRKISRDMLSINIITRVAEVKMEDVLRENGFGVTRFAGSGKDGELEILNVICAKNSLYKLKDIVDVIDPKAMLASHTLEELSGGFIYNLRNRIHG
- a CDS encoding SPFH/Band 7/PHB domain protein gives rise to the protein MLIIGAVNFVQAVFYIGLTVLILGVLIYFLSGFRTVRPTQKGIVERFGKYMRTRDQGLSWIIPAFEKMYKVNITEQMVDIPPQMVITRDKLNAEVDAVVYYKIVDVKASVYNVDNHCLQLTSLARTTLRAVIGNMTLTDANENRSSINSKVEEVLDKETANYGVEVLRCEIQKIEPPADVQVSMNNVVKAEQEKIAANDFATAMETRADGEKRAEIKKAEGIKQGLILSAEGRAESIKVVANADADRIRVVNEAANKYFIGNAQILKKLETVENALKENVKFIVDSDKVQTIVTDAAGITPVPVEKSR